In the genome of Cupriavidus taiwanensis, one region contains:
- a CDS encoding TetR/AcrR family transcriptional regulator — protein sequence MLDAAEALFARNGYHGTSMRDVAEATDTRIALVTYHFGTKDVLFNKVIERRASYMAHQRILALDAARTRAGDNPVPLEDLITGYVYPFVERSSHGGQGWKNYSLLISRVSNSPDWAKFISDHYDPIARQFVAEFRRSLPTIPEEDIYHAFSFMVGAMVALVSEPGRVESLSLRKFKSTNLEQAFKCMLPFLAGGFRALVDRS from the coding sequence ATGCTCGATGCCGCGGAGGCATTGTTTGCAAGGAACGGATACCACGGGACCTCGATGCGGGATGTGGCAGAGGCAACCGATACCCGGATTGCTCTGGTTACGTATCACTTTGGCACCAAGGACGTTCTCTTCAACAAGGTTATCGAACGTCGCGCTTCCTATATGGCGCATCAGCGCATTCTCGCCCTCGATGCAGCACGAACTCGCGCAGGCGACAATCCTGTCCCGCTCGAAGACCTGATTACCGGTTACGTTTATCCGTTCGTGGAACGGAGTTCGCACGGAGGACAGGGCTGGAAGAACTATTCACTGCTGATCTCTCGCGTCTCCAATTCTCCCGATTGGGCGAAGTTCATCAGCGACCACTATGACCCCATTGCGCGTCAGTTTGTCGCTGAATTCCGCCGGAGTTTGCCAACAATCCCCGAAGAGGATATCTACCACGCCTTCAGCTTTATGGTTGGCGCGATGGTTGCCCTGGTGTCGGAACCTGGAAGAGTCGAGAGCCTTTCGCTGCGCAAGTTCAAATCCACCAACCTGGAACAGGCTTTCAAGTGCATGCTCCCGTTCCTGGCCGGCGGTTTTCGGGCGCTCGTTGACAGATCATGA
- a CDS encoding alpha/beta hydrolase family protein, whose product MLEYFSDYPWNLSLSMALDMGANMDEIDRASRSLRDGKIPEGMDPAQAFFHAWDDAGQKLAASAAGDEEAGHGLTASEKYRRAAIMLITAERMPHHNYPPRLEAYDRMLHYFAKYVELGHVNCERVMVPYQDAVLPALLVKAEGATPAPCMVHFNGLDGVKEFLFMSGFPAALAKRGISTLIVDNPGVGEALRKHGLHNFPEAEVPAAACIDYLERRPEVDRDRIGMIALSMGGYHAPRATAFEPRFKCCVAWGANYDFGKRFRMRLEGQGTQKSVPHFVEHVQWVLGAQSVEACLDTASGFTLKGILDRIRVPILINHGELDRQVPVESAYLTYEDCINSPRRELRIFTAEEGGEQHCSIGNMSLATDYMADWIADVLAANRAAKS is encoded by the coding sequence ATGCTTGAATACTTTTCGGATTACCCCTGGAACCTGTCGCTTTCCATGGCCCTGGATATGGGCGCGAACATGGATGAGATCGACCGGGCATCCCGTTCGCTACGCGATGGAAAAATTCCGGAAGGCATGGACCCGGCCCAGGCGTTTTTTCACGCGTGGGATGACGCGGGTCAGAAGCTGGCTGCAAGCGCCGCGGGCGACGAAGAAGCCGGGCATGGCCTGACGGCGTCGGAGAAGTACCGACGCGCGGCGATCATGCTCATCACCGCGGAGCGGATGCCGCACCACAATTATCCGCCTCGTCTGGAGGCGTATGACCGCATGCTCCATTACTTTGCAAAGTATGTGGAGCTCGGCCACGTGAATTGTGAGCGCGTCATGGTTCCCTACCAAGACGCTGTATTGCCAGCTTTGCTGGTCAAGGCAGAAGGCGCAACGCCGGCACCTTGCATGGTGCACTTCAATGGCCTGGATGGCGTCAAAGAATTTTTGTTTATGTCAGGCTTCCCCGCGGCTTTGGCAAAACGCGGCATCTCTACGCTGATCGTCGACAATCCCGGAGTCGGAGAAGCGTTGCGCAAGCACGGCCTGCACAACTTCCCGGAAGCTGAGGTTCCCGCTGCGGCGTGTATCGATTATCTTGAGCGTCGCCCGGAGGTAGATCGCGATCGAATTGGCATGATTGCGCTGAGTATGGGCGGCTATCATGCACCGCGCGCCACCGCATTCGAGCCGCGCTTCAAATGCTGCGTCGCCTGGGGGGCGAACTACGACTTCGGCAAGCGCTTCCGCATGCGGCTGGAAGGTCAGGGCACGCAAAAGTCGGTTCCGCATTTTGTTGAGCACGTGCAATGGGTGCTTGGCGCGCAATCAGTGGAGGCATGTCTCGATACTGCCAGCGGCTTCACCCTGAAAGGGATTCTCGACCGTATCCGCGTGCCGATTCTTATCAACCACGGCGAGCTGGATCGTCAGGTTCCGGTGGAGTCGGCGTATCTGACCTATGAGGATTGCATCAACAGCCCGCGTCGCGAACTGCGGATCTTCACGGCCGAGGAGGGCGGCGAGCAACACTGCAGCATCGGCAACATGAGTCTTGCAACGGATTACATGGCGGACTGGATTGCCGATGTACTCGCGGCAAACCGTGCCGCCAAGTCATGA
- a CDS encoding GMC family oxidoreductase, giving the protein MKVTYLIIGGGTAGAVLAARLSEDPSATVCLLEAGPDIRPDAVPSDIDDDFPSASLNPAYFWKDLRARRRSDGDEYPYPQARVLGGGSSINGMWTLRGLPANYDSWVKTGAAGWGWDDVLPYFRRAEGDVGRRPGPGQSGPFVIRRPPRPEWPGFAAAAEKVLNARGFQTIDDINEEPGCGFFAMPYAASGGKRSSGVSCYLTREVRARPNLTILADATVHHLEIDGGRVTGAVYVSKGERARVAAEEIILCAGGVHSPAILLRSGIGDAECLRALGVAPRLHLKGVGRHLQNHPYLQFAMTMPRHARQSAALRTFACAGLRHSSGQAESPDGDLFLSLLGRVGPRGFGTDLAMLSAALYAPFSRGRVSLASPDPDVTPLIDFRFFDDPRDAPRMLQAARLVEMLLAAPEFASCYHDAFILPPVMAANQFNRGGVRGHLLALGAKVALNSPGFVSRALLGRALKPGKWIANRAGQRRLSDDEILGAVAPMGHVASTCRMGNASDPDAVVDAHCRVIGLERLRVVDASVMPSVPSANTNLPTIMVAERAADLIKARV; this is encoded by the coding sequence GTGAAAGTAACGTACCTGATCATCGGCGGCGGGACGGCCGGCGCAGTGCTCGCGGCGAGATTGTCGGAAGATCCCTCGGCTACGGTGTGCCTGCTCGAAGCGGGACCCGACATCCGACCGGATGCCGTGCCTTCGGACATCGATGACGACTTTCCGAGCGCGTCGCTGAATCCGGCCTATTTCTGGAAGGACTTGCGCGCGCGTCGGCGCTCCGACGGCGACGAATACCCCTATCCCCAGGCTAGGGTTCTCGGCGGGGGCTCGAGCATCAATGGCATGTGGACGCTGAGGGGACTGCCGGCCAACTACGACAGTTGGGTGAAAACCGGGGCGGCGGGCTGGGGCTGGGACGATGTTCTGCCTTACTTCCGGCGCGCCGAGGGGGATGTCGGCAGGCGACCTGGACCCGGTCAATCGGGCCCGTTCGTGATCCGCCGCCCGCCGCGCCCGGAGTGGCCGGGATTTGCGGCCGCAGCTGAGAAGGTGCTCAACGCACGAGGGTTTCAGACTATCGACGACATCAACGAGGAGCCGGGGTGTGGATTCTTCGCCATGCCTTACGCTGCAAGCGGTGGCAAGCGATCCTCGGGGGTATCGTGCTATCTGACCCGGGAAGTCCGTGCCAGGCCGAACCTGACCATCCTGGCCGATGCCACCGTCCACCACCTCGAGATCGACGGTGGCAGGGTCACCGGCGCCGTCTACGTCAGCAAAGGGGAGCGTGCCCGTGTCGCTGCCGAGGAGATTATCCTTTGCGCGGGTGGTGTCCATTCGCCTGCGATCCTGCTGCGCTCCGGTATTGGCGATGCCGAATGCCTGCGGGCACTGGGGGTTGCACCTAGGCTTCATCTCAAAGGCGTGGGACGCCATCTGCAGAACCATCCCTATCTGCAGTTCGCGATGACCATGCCGCGCCATGCGCGTCAGTCCGCGGCGCTGCGCACCTTTGCCTGCGCCGGGCTGAGGCACTCGTCGGGCCAGGCGGAGAGTCCCGATGGTGACCTGTTCCTTTCCTTGCTGGGCCGGGTCGGACCGCGCGGTTTCGGGACCGATCTCGCCATGCTCAGTGCCGCCCTGTATGCGCCGTTCTCCCGCGGCCGTGTCAGCCTGGCATCGCCGGATCCGGATGTCACCCCTTTGATCGACTTTCGGTTCTTCGACGACCCGCGTGATGCACCCCGGATGCTGCAGGCGGCTCGGCTGGTCGAAATGCTGCTGGCCGCCCCTGAGTTCGCATCTTGCTACCACGACGCCTTTATTCTGCCTCCGGTGATGGCGGCGAATCAGTTCAATCGAGGCGGTGTACGCGGGCACCTGCTTGCCTTGGGAGCGAAGGTTGCGTTGAACTCGCCGGGCTTCGTCTCGCGTGCATTGCTTGGCCGGGCACTGAAGCCGGGCAAATGGATCGCGAATCGGGCGGGGCAGCGGCGCCTTTCGGACGATGAAATTCTCGGCGCGGTGGCACCCATGGGACATGTGGCGTCTACTTGCCGGATGGGCAATGCCAGTGACCCGGACGCGGTGGTCGATGCGCATTGCCGGGTCATCGGCCTTGAGCGCCTGCGTGTCGTGGACGCTTCGGTCATGCCGTCGGTGCCAAGCGCGAATACCAACCTGCCAACCATCATGGTGGCAGAGAGGGCTGCTGACCTGATCAAGGCCCGCGTTTGA
- a CDS encoding YciI family protein translates to MFYVIHAVDKPDALSLRLANYDAHKAYLAQARIKTLISGPLVADDGETMIGSFFLVEAENKGDAVAFNANDPFAHAGLWQQVSIHAFNKRVDNR, encoded by the coding sequence ATGTTCTACGTCATTCATGCCGTCGACAAGCCGGATGCGCTGTCCCTGCGCCTGGCGAACTACGATGCGCACAAGGCCTATCTTGCACAGGCCCGCATCAAGACACTGATCTCTGGTCCACTCGTTGCTGATGACGGTGAAACCATGATCGGCTCGTTCTTCCTCGTGGAGGCAGAGAACAAGGGGGATGCCGTAGCCTTTAACGCCAATGACCCGTTTGCGCACGCCGGACTCTGGCAGCAAGTCAGCATCCATGCATTCAACAAGCGCGTCGACAATCGATAA
- a CDS encoding Dabb family protein, which produces MTIVKHIVMWNLRGDSEGEKRSAVARLKSAFESLRGRIPGLLHLEIGVDSSRVDYACDVVLYTEFASRSALEDYASHPEHQRVKRELGDLRIARYQVDYIAN; this is translated from the coding sequence GTGACCATCGTCAAGCACATCGTGATGTGGAACCTGCGTGGCGACAGCGAGGGCGAAAAGCGTTCCGCGGTGGCGCGGCTCAAGTCCGCCTTCGAGAGCCTGCGCGGCCGGATTCCCGGACTTCTGCACCTTGAGATCGGCGTGGATTCAAGCCGCGTTGATTATGCGTGCGATGTCGTTCTCTATACAGAGTTCGCTTCGCGCAGCGCGCTGGAAGACTATGCAAGCCACCCTGAGCACCAGCGTGTCAAGCGCGAACTCGGTGACTTGCGGATCGCCCGATATCAGGTTGATTACATTGCCAACTAA